Proteins found in one Ptychodera flava strain L36383 chromosome 3, AS_Pfla_20210202, whole genome shotgun sequence genomic segment:
- the LOC139129818 gene encoding opioid-binding protein/cell adhesion molecule-like gives MTYNIEDVSRTDDGEYVCTATAEFHDGTTGSGQGTTQLFIQYSPDVEGGEVSCKEGDAITLHCEVDANPEPHTYTWTKDGQRLSDQQNHTIQATHRDQAGDYNCTAINQFHDGSEGKGHAVIKLEVQYPYRTICSELK, from the exons ATGACGTACAATATCGAAGATGTCAGTCGTACCGACGACGGAGAATACGTCTGTACGGCAACGGCCGAATTCCACGATGGAACAACGGGTTCCGGGCAGGGTACAACACAACTCTTTATCCAAT ATTCACCTGACGTTGAAGGCGGCGAGGTGTCGTGCAAGGAAGGCGACGCCATTACCTTACACTGCGAAGTCGACGCAAACCCGGAACCCCATACATACACCTGGACAAAGGACGGTCAGCGTCTGTCCGATCAACAAAACCACACCATTCAGGCAACTCATCGCGACCAAGCTGGCGACTACAACTGCACAGCAATCAATCAATTCCACGATGGCTCGGAGGGCAAAGGTCACGCGGTGATCAAACTGGAGGTGCAAT ACCCTTACAGGACTATTTGCAGCGAGTTGAAGTGA